A stretch of DNA from Coccidioides posadasii str. Silveira chromosome 4, complete sequence:
GAGCACCACCGGGCATTGCAGAACCAACGTTTCCGTCCTCCACAGCGCCGACATCACCGTCCTCTTCTACCAAACCCCAACCCATATTCTCCAGTTCTCGCGAgaagaaatctctctcttcgTCCATCATTGCCTGGCCTCCTTCCACAGCCATGGCATCCTTGTAGCGTCTTAAATGCCACCAATGCGTCAACCCTCTCAAGGCTTGCTCCATCGGCAGTGAGTCTTCCACTTCGGCATCAATGTCCGCACCAGCGAGCCAGTCATCACGCAACTCTGGACGGCAGTAAAGATAAATCGCAGTGATAATGCGCATATGAGTTTGACGCCATTTGCGACCGCAGTAAGGGACTTGGGATTTAAATAATTTCAATGTGTACAGGCGGAGATGAGGGTTAGGGATCTTAATCCCTTTGCGTAGGACAGCGCTGGATTTATATTGTACGAGAAGAAGGCATCGGTGAGCTTTGTTTCGGGTGATCTTTTGCATGATGTGTAGGTAATTAATCGCGGAAAAGAAATTCCTAAAGGAAAACTCAGTGATGGGCGCATCAGGGAGAGGCGCAGTTGGAAAGCCTAATTCGTCAACTTCAGGGAGGTATGGGCCTTCTGCAAGCGCCTGTGAATCTTGACTTCTCTCACTGGGGGCTGCGGAAATATTGAGTACCGATAATGAAGATCGGCTTCGAGAGATTGGAGGAGGCACCGCTTCTTCTTCGCTATCCTCTACCCGTTCTGGCTCAGGTGACGCAGAAGGCTGCGGTGCCTGGTCCGAGTGAATGTGGCAAAAGTGGAAAAAGCTACCATCTTGATTAAAAAAAATGCAATAACTCAGTGTATAGAAAGTGGGCTTCCCTCACCTTAGGTCGTCGCGGTCGTTCCTCTTGGCTACAGCTTTATCGACATCTTCGTGTATAAACATTTTTAGAATCAATGGTAAATAATTCGAATCAAGCAACAGCTGCGTCATATATTCGAATTGTAAAACATCTATTAGAAATTAGCGGCGTACTTCGGAACAGGGGTAAACGTACGGGATCTTTTAAACCACTTCAATAATAACAATAGTGTGCCCGAAATGGCCTTCGACTTGATTTCGCGGCATCTAACAGCATCAAGGTCGTCCAGGCTCTCTGAGACATCATTAGATGGAACTTGAGATTCCCTTGTTCCGTTCGTCATCATTCTACCGGGGTCAGCGAATCCGGTATGCAAAGTAGATTAATTATCCCAAATAGGGCATACATACCCCGGCTTATGCCCATTTTGACCATTCCCATTTAAATGACCAGCTGTCGCAGTAATATTTGTTAATATTTCCTTGAGCAGGACAATGACAATGGATTGGAGATGCGGCAATATTTGGCTCTAAGACACCGTCAGCTTGTAGGCTTCATTAATTTGAACCGACATTGGAACACATACATAAAAGCTCTCAACTGCATCCAAACGCCGCTGTACGTCTTTGTCTTCAGTTTGCTTTGCCGGCGGCGTCGCCTCTCCTGGAGACCTCTCAACGGAAGACGAGGCTTCCTCATTGGACCTCCTAAGAGTTTCATTCGCATCCCAACCCCTATCGTACTTCATAAACTTCTCGCGCTCATCCCAGAGCTGTTTAAGGGCTCTTGTCATGCGCATCCTGCTGGAAAACAGCTTCCCTGCCTCGATGATCGATGACGGGACATCACTGCCTTCCCACTTGTGACCCACCAACACGTCTTGAAGGACGCTCGAGCCTTTTCCACCGATATTGTTGCTTGTGCTATCAAGCGGAGGGTACATGAAGGGAAAATTCTGGTTTGTCTGATAGTTCTGCTTTTTGCCGGCTTTTCCTGGCCCACCAGgtgaaggaggaggagacGGTGCCGGCGTTGCGATGTGAACGGATTTGTGAAGTATTGAGCCATTACCTGACACGGAGGACACGGAGGTGCCTGAAAACAGTGTCGGCGTATTAACTCGATTAGATACGTTAGGAAATGGAGGAAGGATTGAATTATGTTCCAGCTCTAAAGGAAAAAGGGGAGGGGGGGGATTATAAGCGGGATATTTTGATGTAAGTTCCTGTCGAAATGCATGGTAGTCGAGAGGAGAAGCTGTCAAAACTGGTAGCGGTGAATTCGAGCTGATTTGCTTCTCATCGTACTCTGGTTCCAATACCGTTTTAGCACGATGGAGGTCATTGGAGCCGCCAAAGAGCAGCAAAACAGATTTCCAGAACAGGACAATAAGCTATTTCTGTTAATGATCGTTTCACCTGGAAATGGCGCTTGACTTACTCTTGTCAACGGAAAATTTGTGACATCTTCCCAGCGCAACCCCGCAATGATCTGGGCGATCACGACGAGATAGCTCGGGTTCAATGCAGCTGTAGGTCAGACGTTGTCAGCAGATTTAATTGGCATAATAGAGTAGGCATTACGTACCAAAACACTCTCTTAATTGAGGGTTATCAGGGCGAAGTTTCTCCTGCCTCCGGGCAACTTCCACAaggaaataaaaaatagTGAGAATTAAATTGACCTCACGATCCCGTGCCGCAAAATATGCTGCTGTATTGTTTTCTCCATTGAAAACCTTTACATCATCACCAGCCATTCTGGATAAGTTAGAAAAAACATCAGTGTGAGAACCAATGTGGATTACTCACTTGTCACTGTCAAAGACGCGCTGCAAGTAGCTAAATAGTATAGGCAATCCATTGACCTGCTGAAAAAGGTCCACGTTTCTCTCTATCCATTGAATTTGTAACGACCTTTCTTTAGGCATTTCAGCCGCCTCTGTTTCGGTTGGTTCCTGGGGGTAGTCATCAGTGGCCCTTCCCGCTGTAACACCCCAGACGCCAGTAACAAGATAGCAGATGTTTTGGAGAGCTTCAATTCGTGCTAGGATATCAACTCCCTTTGACACAGTCGAGATTGTGTCACCGAGATAAGTTTTTTTCAAATCTTCGGTGGCATTGAGCCACGTAATTTCCGACCCGTTGCCTTCTGGAAGCGAACAAGTAAAGTGAGACCAGTTTTGTTCAAACGAATCCTTTGATCCAAGCAGGAGCAGCCGATCAGATTCATTATATTGAAACCATTCATCCAACTCTTCCGGGAAGGGCTGGCAATCCGCGTAGCTGAAAGCATACGCGGGCTGCTGTTCAGCTTTGGGAAGGTCCTGAACAATTTTCCGCAATTGAGCCAGGCTTAAAGAGTCGGTCGCGGGGTCCAAACTCTCTGGAGCCGGGGCAGGTGGGGGTGGTTGcagcggtggtggtggtgcaACTGCATCGCGCCTCAATTCCGGACGCGCCGGCTGTCTTTGATGACGCTGGGGAAACTCTGGAAACTCTTCATCCTGTTTTCTAGACAATTCTTCTTTGAAATCGCGGAATAGACTCGGCATGAGCTGCTCGTCTGGGACAGGCGATATATCTGTCCCCGTCTGATCAACCTCATCTGCGCGAACAATATGGTGGCCttgctgattttcttctgaCGAAGCCATTGGCATCAGGTGGCCGTGCAGAGTCCTAAATCAATATCCTCAACTGAGTTGTAAATTTCTGCCTGCTCTTAGAGAACTTGAGGGTATCTTTTGGAAGAACAAAAGAGCAAACGTTCACCTAATTTGGCTACAAAGCTGAACAATTTTTAAGCAAAGAATCACAAGCAGCACTCAGGGTGTAAAGAAGAGCCAAATAAGACCACGAGagatcttttttttctccggCTGTCTCATGCCAGTTCACTTTCGTCTGTTGTTGATGTAAGTCGGCGCCGATCTGAGTTTGGACCCGCCGTCCGCTTGCATCCATCTGATAACCAGCCGGGTTCGGGAATACGATGTTCCGCAGCAGTTGCATTGAGCGCGGAATTAACTCTGAATCTCAGCCGCAAATTGTCGGACCTTCGACGTCGACAACTTCTGCTATGGCTCACAGCGAATGTTCGCAGCCAATGCCACAACTTCTCTTACAACTATCAATTGAACAGAAAGAGCACATGTTATTTTACCTTGGATTGTGATAGGTCAACTGGCGCAGTTAACTATCCTAATGGCGCAGAGCACCTCCCAGCAGACCCGTTGGAGAATCCTGCATATACTTATCCCACCAACAAAAAGGGTCAGCGCCAGCCGATCCACTCGTAAATCTCGGTTCACACGCTGCATAACTTGGAGTACCTCGCAATTGTCTGTTAACTCTCTCCGATCGGCCGCCGAAGGCACGGGATTGTTTTGCTTATTCCATAACTTCCGTCCCCAGATGACAGAGACCACCCATCAAAGGTAGGAGGGGTATATGTAAAGATACAAGGCGTTAAATAAACCAGCTTCGTACGTTTGTATGCCCTATTATTTACAGGAGCTTTGCTCTATGAATATTTTCTCCATAGTCCGCATCATTGGAATATAACGCTTACTCGAGCCAGCAGGGTTACACTGAAAACTAAAGAGCGTCAAGTCATTTATGACTGCCCCTTGCGTCTCTCTAAATTCAATTATGTTGAGGGCCCGGTGCATATATCGATCCATCAGCAGTGATCCAGACCGGCGCATTGGTACTATTCAAttagaaaagaagaggagcgGGGCCAACAAAGAACCAAAAGTAGTGCACGAATGCCCCGCaaaacacaaaaaaaaaaaaaaaaaaagaaagaaagaaaaaagaaactggAAGAAGACTCAGTCTCTAGCAGCTAGATTCGAACTCTGACCCCTTCGAAGGGCCACTCCCAGCCTATTTCTAACGACCTATTATTCAAATGATATAAGAGAGAGAAGTGGCGAGGACGCGCTTCTTGTTTTTTAATAAGGCTGGCCTCTCATCATGATGATTGTATGAGCCTCGTCTCAAAGTTGCAAGGCTACTACTGTAATCAAGAGCATGGAAGCAATAGGGTATTAGGAGGGTTAGAACTCTGGCATTGGTCAACCCGG
This window harbors:
- the FAR11_1 gene encoding Factor arrest protein 11 (EggNog:ENOG410PG4S~COG:S) gives rise to the protein MYPPLDSTSNNIGGKGSSVLQDVLVGHKWEGSDVPSSIIEAGKLFSSRMRMTRALKQLWDEREKFMKYDRGWDANETLRRSNEEASSSVERSPGEATPPAKQTEDKDVQRRLDAVESFYSQILPHLQSIVIVLLKEILTNITATAGHLNGNGQNGHKPGMMTNGTRESQVPSNDVSESLDDLDAVRCREIKSKAISGTLLLLLKWFKRSHVLQFEYMTQLLLDSNYLPLILKMFIHEDVDKAVAKRNDRDDLSFFHFCHIHSDQAPQPSASPEPERVEDSEEEAVPPPISRSRSSLSVLNISAAPSERSQDSQALAEGPYLPEVDELGFPTAPLPDAPITEFSFRNFFSAINYLHIMQKITRNKAHRCLLLVQYKSSAVLRKGIKIPNPHLRLYTLKLFKSQVPYCGRKWRQTHMRIITAIYLYCRPELRDDWLAGADIDAEVEDSLPMEQALRGLTHWWHLRRYKDAMAVEGGQAMMDEERDFFSRELENMGWGLVEEDGDVGAVEDGNVGSAMPGGAPNQLEGAPLQMES
- the FAR11_2 gene encoding Factor arrest protein 11 (EggNog:ENOG410PG4S~COG:S), whose amino-acid sequence is MPMASSEENQQGHHIVRADEVDQTGTDISPVPDEQLMPSLFRDFKEELSRKQDEEFPEFPQRHQRQPARPELRRDAVAPPPPLQPPPPAPAPESLDPATDSLSLAQLRKIVQDLPKAEQQPAYAFSYADCQPFPEELDEWFQYNESDRLLLLGSKDSFEQNWSHFTCSLPEGNGSEITWLNATEDLKKTYLGDTISTVSKGVDILARIEALQNICYLVTGVWGVTAGRATDDYPQEPTETEAAEMPKERSLQIQWIERNVDLFQQVNGLPILFSYLQRVFDSDKMAGDDVKVFNGENNTAAYFAARDREVNLILTIFYFLVEVARRQEKLRPDNPQLRECFAALNPSYLVVIAQIIAGLRWEDVTNFPLTRVSQAPFPGETIINRNSLLSCSGNLFCCSLAAPMTSIVLKRYWNQSTMRSKSARIHRYQF